One region of Fragaria vesca subsp. vesca linkage group LG4, FraVesHawaii_1.0, whole genome shotgun sequence genomic DNA includes:
- the LOC101301865 gene encoding uncharacterized protein LOC101301865: MASLATHFSAFVLLSPVGLRRLLCSSSLYLKNPSLFRAKTWYFSDPKWKNIDLYALLIALPIASFSEIFIFLAFSGHPTYRFAFFQQSATIFFFWLLLLLIILRENLDYPMHIDQAFIFVLAAVTFFVEYSVIGKGISGLGGTMYDMLGVLTLACAFSCLYLSFRPRSFFAEFFLSSGLVFKGTWMLQLGLSLYTDTFGLKGCKKMAVWPKESENAEFKCDLEEDGLRGVAVMTLLFIGHAIGIMMSSFVMFGWLGRSLNCWCGEASGPLLQELESEQ, from the coding sequence ATGGCATCACTAGCCACCCATTTCTCAGCCTTCGTGCTTCTCTCCCCGGTTGGCCTCCGCCGCCTGCTCTGCTCCTCCTCCCTTTACCTTAAAAACCCTTCACTTTTCCGCGCCAAAACTTGGTACTTCTCCGACCCTAAATGGAAAAACATCGATCTCTACGCCCTCCTCATCGCCCTCCCCATCGCCTCCTTCTCCGAAATCTTCATCTTCCTCGCCTTCTCCGGCCACCCCACTTACCGCTTCGCCTTCTTCCAGCAGTCCGCCACCATCTTCTTCTTCTGGCTTCTCCTCCTCCTCATCATCCTCCGTGAAAACCTAGACTACCCCATGCACATCGACCAGGCCTTTATCTTCGTCTTGGCCGCAGTCACGTTCTTCGTTGAATATTCCGTCATCGGTAAAGGTATCTCCGGCTTGGGAGGAACCATGTACGACATGTTAGGTGTACTCACTCTTGCATGCGCCTTTTCTTGCTTGTACTTGTCGTTCCGGCCTAGGTCGTTTTTCGCAGAGTTTTTCTTGTCGTCCGGTTTGGTTTTTAAGGGTACGTGGATGTTGCAGCTAGGCTTGTCGTTGTACACTGACACGTTTGGGTTGAAAGGGTGTAAGAAGATGGCTGTGTGGCCTAAGGAGTCTGAGAATGCTGAGTTTAAGTGTGATCTTGAGGAGGATGGGTTGAGGGGTGTGGCTGTGATGACGTTGTTGTTTATAGGGCATGCGATTGGGATAATGATGTCGAGCTTTGTGATGTTTGGCTGGCTTGGAAGGAGCTTGAACTGTTGGTGCGGCGAGGCGAGTGGACCGTTGTTGCAAGAGCTGGAATCGGAGCAGTGA